A single window of Cytobacillus dafuensis DNA harbors:
- the purL gene encoding phosphoribosylformylglycinamidine synthase subunit PurL, with product MSLMLEPSPEQLKEMKVYKEMGLTDEEFAMVEKILGRLPNYTEIGLFSVMWSEHCSYKNSKPVLKKFPTKGERVLQGPGEGAGIVDIGDEQAVVFKIESHNHPSAIEPYQGAATGVGGIIRDVFSMGARPVAMLNSLRFGELDNARTKYLFKEVVAGIAGYGNCIGIPTVGGEIQFDPAYEGNPLVNAMCVGLIDHKDIQKGQAHGVGNTVMYVGAKTGRDGIHGATFASEELTDQSEENRPAVQVGDPFMEKLLLEACLELVKSDALVGIQDMGAAGLTSSSAEMASKAGSGIEMNLDLVPQRETGMTAYEMMLSESQERMLIVVKKGREQEIVDLFSKYDLEAVAIGKVTDDKMLRLIHNGEIVADVPADALAEEAPVYHKPSQEPAYYREYQDMENDVPAVEDYKETLINLLQQPTIASKEWVYDQYDYMVRTNTVVSPGSDAAVIRIRDTKKGLAMTTDCNSRYIYLDPETGGKISVAEAARNIVCSGGEPLAITDGLNFGSPEKPEIFWQIEKAADGISAACLALDTPVIGGNVSLYNETNGEAIYPTPIIGMVGLVKDLNHVTTQAFKAAGDLIYLLGETKDEFGGSELQKLTYGKIFGKAPEIDLDIEGKNQKQVLNAIRSGLVASAHDVAEGGLAVAIAESLIGSNGLGANVQISGNKVSALFSESQSRFLLTVKKENQQQFESLVDAKLIGEVSEQPVLTISSEEGLVLAEQVEALGQAWKGAISCLLK from the coding sequence ATGTCGTTAATGCTTGAGCCAAGTCCGGAGCAATTAAAGGAAATGAAAGTATATAAAGAAATGGGTTTAACAGACGAAGAGTTTGCGATGGTTGAAAAAATTCTTGGGCGTCTGCCGAATTACACAGAAATCGGCCTCTTCTCTGTTATGTGGTCAGAGCACTGCAGTTATAAAAATTCCAAGCCTGTTCTAAAAAAATTCCCTACTAAGGGTGAACGAGTTCTTCAAGGTCCTGGTGAAGGAGCTGGAATTGTTGATATCGGTGATGAACAAGCAGTTGTCTTTAAAATCGAAAGCCATAATCACCCTTCTGCGATTGAGCCTTATCAAGGAGCAGCAACGGGTGTAGGCGGGATTATTCGCGATGTGTTTTCAATGGGTGCAAGACCAGTAGCGATGCTGAACTCATTAAGATTTGGAGAATTAGATAATGCACGTACGAAATACCTTTTTAAAGAAGTAGTGGCTGGTATCGCTGGCTATGGGAACTGTATTGGGATTCCAACCGTTGGTGGAGAAATACAATTTGACCCAGCCTATGAAGGAAACCCGCTAGTCAATGCAATGTGTGTCGGCTTAATTGACCATAAAGATATTCAAAAAGGCCAAGCACATGGTGTTGGAAATACTGTGATGTATGTAGGAGCGAAAACGGGGAGAGATGGAATCCACGGAGCAACTTTCGCTTCAGAAGAATTAACAGATCAATCGGAAGAAAATCGCCCAGCCGTTCAAGTTGGCGATCCGTTTATGGAAAAGCTTTTATTAGAAGCATGTCTCGAGCTTGTTAAATCGGATGCACTTGTTGGAATTCAAGATATGGGAGCTGCTGGACTGACAAGCTCCTCTGCAGAAATGGCAAGTAAAGCGGGTTCAGGCATTGAGATGAATCTTGATCTTGTACCGCAACGGGAAACAGGCATGACAGCCTATGAAATGATGCTTTCCGAATCACAAGAGAGAATGTTAATCGTTGTGAAAAAAGGCCGAGAACAAGAAATTGTAGACCTTTTCTCCAAATATGATCTTGAAGCAGTTGCAATTGGTAAAGTTACAGATGATAAAATGCTGCGTCTTATTCATAATGGAGAAATTGTTGCGGATGTTCCAGCGGATGCTCTTGCTGAGGAGGCTCCGGTTTATCATAAACCATCACAAGAGCCAGCCTACTATCGTGAATATCAGGACATGGAAAATGATGTTCCAGCAGTAGAAGACTATAAAGAAACATTAATTAATCTATTGCAGCAGCCTACTATTGCAAGTAAAGAGTGGGTTTATGACCAATATGACTATATGGTACGCACAAATACAGTTGTTTCACCTGGTTCTGATGCGGCGGTTATTCGAATCCGCGATACAAAAAAAGGACTAGCGATGACAACAGACTGTAACTCTCGCTATATTTACCTTGATCCAGAAACAGGCGGAAAAATTTCTGTAGCGGAAGCAGCAAGAAACATCGTCTGCTCAGGTGGAGAGCCTTTAGCAATTACAGATGGCCTTAACTTCGGAAGCCCAGAAAAGCCTGAAATCTTCTGGCAGATTGAAAAAGCAGCAGATGGAATTAGTGCAGCCTGTCTTGCCTTAGATACTCCTGTAATTGGCGGAAATGTTTCTTTATACAATGAAACGAATGGTGAAGCGATTTATCCTACACCAATCATTGGAATGGTTGGCCTTGTTAAAGATTTAAATCATGTTACAACTCAAGCTTTTAAAGCAGCGGGAGACCTTATTTATCTTTTAGGAGAAACAAAGGATGAATTCGGTGGAAGTGAGCTGCAAAAGCTGACATACGGAAAGATATTTGGAAAAGCACCTGAGATCGATCTTGACATCGAAGGAAAGAACCAGAAGCAAGTGTTAAATGCTATACGTTCAGGTCTTGTGGCTTCTGCTCATGATGTAGCAGAAGGCGGATTAGCCGTTGCAATCGCTGAGAGCTTGATCGGTTCAAATGGCCTTGGTGCGAATGTTCAAATTTCAGGAAATAAAGTTTCGGCATTATTCAGTGAGTCCCAATCACGCTTCTTATTAACTGTCAAAAAAGAAAACCAACAACAGTTTGAAAGCTTAGTAGATGCAAAGCTAATAGGAGAAGTCTCGGAGCAACCAGTTCTTACTATCTCTTCAGAAGAAGGGCTTGTCTTAGCTGAGCAGGTTGAAGCGCTAGGGCAGGCTTGGAAAGGAGCCATCTCATGCTTGCTGAAATAA
- the purQ gene encoding phosphoribosylformylglycinamidine synthase subunit PurQ: protein MRFAVIVFPGSNCDVDMYHAVKDELGADVEYVWHDAENLDEFDGILLPGGFSYGDYLRSGAIARFSNVMKEVMKAAEAGKPVLGVCNGFQILLEAGLLPGAMRRNESLKFICRPVELKVENNETMFSTAYEKDEVITIPIAHGEGNYYCDEETLAKLKENNQIVFTYNGSNPNGSLENIAGIINEKGNVLGMMPHPERAVDELLGGADGLKLFQSIVKQWREAHVVNA from the coding sequence GTGAGATTCGCGGTTATCGTATTTCCAGGATCGAATTGTGACGTAGACATGTATCATGCTGTGAAGGATGAGCTAGGTGCTGATGTAGAATATGTTTGGCATGATGCTGAAAACTTAGATGAATTTGACGGCATCCTTCTTCCAGGAGGCTTTTCATACGGGGATTATCTTCGCTCAGGAGCAATTGCACGTTTTAGCAATGTCATGAAGGAAGTTATGAAAGCAGCTGAAGCGGGGAAACCAGTACTTGGCGTTTGTAATGGATTTCAAATTTTATTAGAGGCTGGTCTTCTACCAGGTGCAATGAGAAGAAATGAAAGCTTAAAATTCATTTGCCGCCCAGTTGAATTAAAAGTCGAAAATAACGAAACAATGTTTTCCACTGCTTATGAGAAAGATGAAGTCATTACGATTCCAATCGCACATGGTGAAGGAAATTACTATTGTGATGAAGAAACACTTGCCAAATTAAAAGAAAATAATCAAATTGTTTTTACTTATAACGGCTCTAATCCTAATGGAAGCCTTGAAAATATTGCGGGTATTATCAATGAAAAAGGAAATGTCCTTGGAATGATGCCTCACCCTGAAAGAGCTGTTGATGAGCTATTAGGTGGTGCAGATGGTCTGAAGCTTTTTCAATCAATCGTAAAACAATGGAGGGAAGCACATGTCGTTAATGCTTGA
- the purF gene encoding amidophosphoribosyltransferase gives MLAEIKGLNEECGVFGVWGHPDASQITYYGLHSLQHRGQEGTGMVVTDGKKLKGKKGEGLVNEVFSAEDINELNGKAAIGHVRYSTAGGGGYENVQPLLFHFQSGSMGLCHNGNLINATALRNQLEGQGSIFQTSSDTEVLAHLIRRGGYASFKDRVKYALSMLKGAYAFLVMTETELMVALDPNGMRPLSLGKIGDAYVVASETCAFDIVGAQFIRDVEPGELLIIDDNGVRSEMFAMASNIAMCTMEYIYFSRPDSNINGINVHTARKNLGKQLAFEFPIEADVVTGVPDSGTSVAIGYAEAAGIPYEMGLIKNRYVGRTFIKPSQSLREQGVKMKLSPVRGVVEGKRVVMVDDSIVRGTTSRRIVNMLKEAGATEVHVLISSPPIQHPCFYGIDTSTKEELIAANYSIEEIRQMIGADSLSFLSVEGTVKAIGRKEVGDTCGQCLACFTGKYPTEIYPSSIDNQVPTC, from the coding sequence ATGCTTGCTGAAATAAAAGGGTTAAACGAAGAATGTGGCGTCTTTGGCGTTTGGGGTCATCCAGATGCTTCTCAAATCACGTATTATGGCCTTCATAGTTTGCAGCATCGCGGGCAAGAAGGAACAGGGATGGTCGTAACGGACGGCAAGAAGCTGAAAGGAAAAAAAGGGGAAGGCCTCGTTAATGAGGTTTTTTCAGCTGAAGATATCAATGAGCTGAATGGTAAAGCTGCCATCGGACATGTAAGGTATTCGACAGCGGGTGGCGGCGGCTATGAAAATGTTCAGCCATTGCTGTTCCATTTCCAAAGCGGAAGCATGGGACTTTGCCATAATGGGAATCTAATCAATGCTACTGCTTTAAGAAATCAGCTTGAAGGACAAGGGAGCATTTTCCAAACAAGCTCAGATACAGAGGTATTAGCCCATTTGATCAGAAGGGGTGGATATGCCTCTTTCAAGGACAGGGTAAAATATGCTTTGTCCATGCTAAAAGGTGCTTATGCCTTTCTCGTTATGACAGAGACAGAATTAATGGTTGCCCTAGATCCAAATGGAATGAGGCCGCTTTCCTTAGGGAAAATTGGTGATGCTTATGTCGTGGCGTCTGAAACATGCGCTTTTGATATTGTTGGTGCCCAATTTATCCGCGATGTAGAGCCAGGTGAGTTACTGATCATTGACGACAATGGTGTTCGTTCAGAAATGTTTGCTATGGCGTCTAATATCGCCATGTGCACAATGGAATATATTTATTTCTCCCGCCCTGATAGCAATATTAACGGGATTAATGTTCATACAGCTCGTAAAAATTTAGGAAAACAATTAGCCTTTGAATTTCCAATTGAAGCTGATGTTGTAACAGGTGTCCCTGATTCGGGTACTTCTGTTGCGATCGGCTATGCAGAAGCAGCAGGTATTCCATATGAAATGGGTTTAATTAAAAACCGTTATGTCGGCAGAACCTTTATTAAGCCTTCTCAATCTTTACGGGAACAAGGGGTAAAAATGAAGCTCTCTCCGGTAAGAGGTGTCGTCGAAGGGAAAAGGGTTGTAATGGTCGATGATTCGATTGTACGAGGCACGACTAGTCGTAGAATCGTTAACATGCTGAAAGAGGCAGGAGCAACTGAAGTTCATGTTCTGATCAGCTCCCCTCCAATTCAACATCCATGCTTCTATGGAATAGACACATCAACAAAAGAGGAATTAATCGCAGCTAATTATTCAATTGAAGAAATAAGACAAATGATCGGGGCCGATTCATTATCCTTCCTTAGTGTAGAGGGTACCGTTAAGGCAATTGGACGAAAAGAAGTAGGAGATACTTGTGGTCAATGTCTTGCTTGCTTCACAGGCAAATACCCGACAGAAATTTATCCTTCATCTATTGATAATCAAGTCCCTACTTGCTAA
- the purH gene encoding bifunctional phosphoribosylaminoimidazolecarboxamide formyltransferase/IMP cyclohydrolase has protein sequence MKKRALISVSDKKGVTEFAKQLHELGFEIISTGGTKKALEESDVPVIGVSDVTGFPEILEGRVKTLNPMIHGGLLAKFGESSHQQQMEEHQIQPIHVVCVNLYPFQQTIAKPDVTTEDAIENIDIGGPAMLRASAKNHEYVTVVVDPADYEIVLAQLKDAGEVQKETRRKLAAKVFRHTAAYDAMIADYMTKLANEEAPEKLTVTYELKQSLRYGENPHQKAAFYRKPLGSEFSIANAEQLHGKELSYNNINDADAALQIVKEFTEPAAVAVKHMNPCGVGSGATIFDAFSKAFAADPVSIFGGIIALNREVDDATAQKLYDIFLEIIIAPSFSKEALAILTGKKNLRLLTIPFHVQEKEEVKLTSIEGGLLIQQYDQLTLEDAEVSIPTKREPTKEEWEALKLGWKVVKHVKSNAIVVNNADMTLGIGAGQMNRVGAAKIALDQAGEKAVGAAMASDAFFPMDDTVEAAAKAGITAIIQPGGSVRDEDSIKKADEYGIAMVFTGVRHFKH, from the coding sequence ATGAAAAAGCGTGCACTCATCAGTGTTTCCGATAAAAAAGGTGTAACAGAATTTGCCAAGCAATTACATGAGCTCGGCTTTGAGATCATTTCCACAGGCGGTACGAAAAAAGCATTAGAGGAAAGTGATGTACCTGTAATCGGTGTAAGTGATGTAACAGGATTTCCAGAAATTTTGGAAGGGCGGGTCAAGACGTTAAATCCGATGATTCACGGTGGATTGCTTGCAAAGTTTGGTGAGTCCTCCCATCAACAACAAATGGAAGAGCATCAAATTCAGCCAATTCATGTCGTTTGTGTCAATTTATACCCATTCCAGCAAACGATAGCAAAACCTGATGTAACGACTGAGGATGCGATTGAAAATATCGATATTGGCGGTCCAGCTATGCTGCGTGCTTCTGCTAAAAATCATGAGTACGTTACAGTTGTAGTCGATCCAGCTGATTATGAAATCGTCTTAGCTCAATTAAAGGATGCAGGAGAGGTACAAAAGGAAACTCGCCGCAAGCTTGCTGCAAAGGTATTCCGCCATACTGCTGCTTATGATGCCATGATCGCTGACTATATGACAAAGCTAGCAAACGAGGAAGCTCCTGAAAAGCTAACGGTCACTTATGAACTAAAGCAATCATTAAGATATGGAGAAAACCCTCATCAAAAAGCGGCTTTTTATCGCAAGCCTTTAGGTTCGGAATTTTCGATTGCCAACGCGGAACAATTACACGGAAAAGAGTTATCCTACAATAATATTAACGATGCAGATGCAGCTCTCCAAATCGTTAAAGAATTCACAGAGCCAGCGGCAGTCGCTGTTAAGCATATGAATCCATGCGGAGTTGGAAGCGGTGCAACCATTTTCGATGCTTTCTCAAAAGCATTTGCGGCAGATCCAGTTTCTATTTTTGGGGGAATTATTGCTCTAAATAGGGAAGTAGATGATGCAACAGCACAAAAACTTTATGACATTTTCCTTGAAATTATTATTGCTCCATCTTTTTCAAAAGAAGCTTTAGCTATTTTGACAGGCAAAAAGAATCTTCGTCTATTAACAATTCCTTTTCATGTACAGGAAAAAGAAGAAGTAAAGCTAACTTCAATTGAAGGCGGATTGCTTATCCAACAATACGATCAATTAACGCTTGAAGATGCGGAAGTTTCCATTCCAACGAAAAGAGAGCCAACTAAGGAAGAATGGGAAGCACTAAAGCTTGGTTGGAAAGTGGTTAAGCATGTGAAATCTAATGCGATTGTCGTTAATAATGCAGACATGACTCTTGGTATTGGAGCAGGCCAGATGAACCGTGTGGGAGCAGCAAAAATTGCCCTTGACCAAGCTGGAGAAAAGGCAGTCGGAGCAGCGATGGCATCAGATGCCTTTTTCCCGATGGATGATACGGTAGAAGCAGCTGCAAAAGCGGGGATTACGGCAATTATTCAGCCAGGTGGTTCTGTTCGTGACGAGGATTCGATTAAAAAAGCTGACGAATATGGAATTGCCATGGTGTTCACAGGAGTAAGACATTTTAAACATTAG
- the purN gene encoding phosphoribosylglycinamide formyltransferase: MKNIAVFASGSGSNFQAIIDEVKKGELQANLKLLVCDKPNAFCIERATNEDIPYFTFSAKDYAGKEEYENEILKKLKENKIEFIVLAGYMRLIGPILLKEFEGRIVNIHPSLLPAFPGKDAIGQALNANVKKSGVTIHFVDEGMDTGPIIAQQEVDIDSAETRESLQEKIHEIEHQLYPAVLKKLFSK; this comes from the coding sequence ATGAAGAATATCGCAGTATTTGCTTCCGGAAGCGGCTCAAATTTTCAGGCCATTATAGATGAAGTGAAGAAGGGTGAGCTTCAAGCTAACTTAAAGCTATTAGTATGTGACAAGCCAAATGCATTTTGTATTGAGAGAGCGACGAATGAAGACATTCCTTATTTTACTTTTTCAGCAAAGGATTATGCTGGAAAAGAAGAGTATGAGAATGAAATCCTAAAAAAATTAAAAGAAAATAAGATTGAATTTATTGTGCTAGCAGGCTATATGAGACTTATTGGACCAATACTTCTTAAAGAGTTTGAAGGGAGAATCGTGAATATCCACCCTTCACTGCTTCCAGCCTTCCCAGGCAAGGATGCAATTGGTCAAGCTCTAAACGCTAATGTGAAAAAGAGTGGCGTGACCATTCATTTCGTAGATGAGGGTATGGATACTGGCCCAATCATTGCTCAACAAGAGGTCGATATAGATTCAGCTGAAACAAGAGAGAGCCTTCAAGAAAAAATTCATGAAATTGAGCATCAGCTATATCCTGCAGTTCTGAAGAAATTATTTTCCAAATAA
- the purS gene encoding phosphoribosylformylglycinamidine synthase subunit PurS, which produces MYKVKVFVTLRESVLDPQGTAVKNSLHTMNYNEVSDVRIGKFMELNIEKSDRDVEEIVKEMCERLLANVVIEDYRFEIEEAVAQ; this is translated from the coding sequence ATGTACAAAGTAAAGGTATTCGTCACATTAAGAGAAAGTGTATTAGATCCACAAGGAACAGCTGTAAAAAACTCCTTACACACAATGAATTACAACGAAGTATCAGATGTCCGCATCGGGAAATTCATGGAATTAAATATTGAAAAGTCTGATCGTGATGTAGAAGAAATCGTTAAAGAAATGTGTGAGCGTTTATTAGCAAATGTCGTTATTGAAGATTACCGTTTTGAAATCGAGGAGGCTGTTGCTCAGTGA
- the purM gene encoding phosphoribosylformylglycinamidine cyclo-ligase, which yields MANAYKQAGVNIEAGYEAVSRMKKHVEKTIRPGVLGGLGGFGGMFDLSVLNLKEPVLVSGTDGVGTKLMLAFMMDKHDTIGIDAVAMCVNDIVVQGAEPIYFLDYIACGKADPVRIEAIVKGIADGCEQAGCALVGGETAEMPGMYSEEEYDLAGFSVGACEKKNMITGADIKAGDALIGLASSGIHSNGYSLVRKLFFEKANMALTDYVDELGCTLGEELLRPTRIYVKSILSALEKFKIKGMAHITGGGFIENIPRMLPDGLGAELIEKNWEVPAIFKLMQSIGDLDWKEMYNIFNMGTGMVVAVDKAEADEVIHHFNELGEKAYLLGTVAEQEGIEIK from the coding sequence ATGGCAAATGCTTATAAACAAGCCGGAGTAAATATTGAAGCAGGCTACGAAGCAGTATCTCGTATGAAGAAACATGTAGAGAAAACGATTCGCCCTGGAGTGCTTGGCGGCCTAGGCGGCTTTGGTGGAATGTTTGATTTATCTGTTCTGAATTTAAAGGAGCCTGTTTTAGTATCTGGGACAGATGGTGTTGGGACAAAATTGATGCTGGCTTTTATGATGGATAAGCATGATACGATCGGGATTGATGCGGTTGCCATGTGTGTGAATGATATTGTCGTTCAAGGTGCTGAGCCAATTTACTTTTTAGATTATATTGCTTGCGGTAAAGCCGATCCTGTTAGAATCGAAGCCATTGTCAAAGGAATTGCAGATGGCTGTGAGCAGGCAGGCTGCGCTCTTGTTGGCGGGGAAACGGCAGAAATGCCAGGCATGTACAGCGAGGAAGAATATGATCTTGCTGGATTTTCTGTAGGTGCCTGTGAAAAAAAAAATATGATCACTGGTGCGGATATCAAGGCGGGAGATGCCTTAATTGGTCTTGCGTCAAGCGGGATTCACAGCAATGGATACTCCCTTGTGAGAAAGCTATTTTTCGAGAAAGCCAATATGGCCTTAACAGATTATGTGGATGAATTAGGCTGCACTTTAGGCGAGGAGCTTTTGCGCCCCACTCGAATCTATGTAAAATCAATTTTATCTGCCTTAGAAAAGTTCAAAATTAAAGGAATGGCGCATATTACAGGCGGTGGTTTTATTGAAAATATCCCGCGTATGCTGCCGGATGGATTAGGTGCTGAGCTTATTGAAAAAAATTGGGAAGTGCCTGCAATATTTAAGCTTATGCAATCAATTGGGGATTTGGACTGGAAAGAAATGTACAATATTTTCAACATGGGAACAGGTATGGTTGTGGCTGTTGACAAGGCAGAGGCAGATGAGGTTATTCATCATTTTAACGAACTCGGCGAGAAAGCATATCTTCTAGGGACAGTAGCCGAGCAGGAAGGTATTGAAATAAAATGA
- the purB gene encoding adenylosuccinate lyase encodes MIERYTRPEMGAIWTEENRFQAWLEVEILACEAWAELGDIPKEDVQKIREKASFDIDRIKEIEEETRHDVVAFTRAVSETLGEERKWVHYGLTSTDVVDTALSYQIKQANNILLKDLERFVEILKNKAKEHKYTVMMGRTHGVHAEPTTFGLKLALWYEEMKRNLDRFKAAAEGVEFGKISGAVGTYANIDPFVEKYVCEKLGIKPAPISTQTLQRDRHAHYMSTIALIATSIEKFATEVRGLQKSETREVEEFFAKGQKGSSAMPHKRNPIGSENMTGMARVIRGYMMTAYENVPLWHERDISHSSAERIIIPDATIALNYMLNRFGNIVKNLTVFPENMKRNMDRTLGLIYSQRVLLALIDKGLPREEAYDTVQPRAMEAWEKQVPFRSLIEQDEKITSNLSLAEIDDCFDYNYHIKHVDTIFDRLGL; translated from the coding sequence TGGGTGCAATTTGGACAGAAGAAAATCGCTTTCAAGCGTGGTTAGAGGTTGAAATCCTTGCTTGTGAAGCATGGGCAGAGCTTGGCGACATTCCAAAAGAGGATGTTCAAAAAATCCGCGAAAAAGCTTCCTTCGATATTGATCGCATTAAAGAAATTGAAGAAGAAACAAGACATGATGTTGTTGCATTTACTCGCGCTGTTTCTGAAACGCTAGGCGAGGAGCGCAAATGGGTGCACTACGGATTAACGTCAACAGATGTTGTGGATACAGCATTATCCTATCAAATCAAACAGGCTAATAATATTCTGTTAAAAGATTTAGAACGATTTGTTGAGATTTTAAAAAATAAAGCAAAAGAACATAAGTATACAGTAATGATGGGCCGTACTCATGGGGTACATGCTGAACCAACAACATTTGGACTTAAGCTTGCGCTATGGTACGAGGAAATGAAGCGAAATCTTGACCGCTTTAAAGCCGCTGCAGAAGGCGTTGAATTTGGAAAAATTTCTGGGGCAGTAGGAACATACGCAAACATCGATCCTTTTGTGGAGAAATACGTATGTGAGAAGCTTGGCATTAAGCCTGCACCAATTTCTACACAGACTTTACAGCGTGATCGTCATGCACATTATATGAGCACGATTGCATTAATCGCTACATCGATCGAGAAATTTGCAACAGAAGTTCGCGGTCTGCAAAAAAGTGAAACGCGTGAAGTTGAAGAATTTTTTGCTAAAGGTCAAAAAGGCTCTTCTGCTATGCCGCATAAGCGCAACCCAATAGGTTCTGAAAATATGACAGGGATGGCAAGAGTAATTCGTGGATACATGATGACTGCATATGAGAATGTGCCGCTATGGCATGAAAGGGATATCTCCCATTCTTCAGCTGAGAGAATCATTATTCCAGATGCTACGATTGCCTTAAACTACATGCTGAATCGCTTTGGAAACATCGTGAAGAATTTAACAGTCTTCCCTGAGAATATGAAGCGCAATATGGATCGTACATTAGGACTGATTTACTCTCAACGAGTTCTTCTAGCTCTTATCGATAAAGGGCTTCCTCGTGAAGAAGCTTATGACACAGTCCAGCCGCGTGCAATGGAAGCTTGGGAAAAACAGGTTCCATTCCGCAGTCTAATTGAGCAGGATGAAAAAATTACATCAAATCTATCCCTTGCTGAAATAGATGACTGCTTTGATTACAACTACCATATTAAGCATGTAGACACGATTTTTGATCGCTTAGGTTTATAA
- the purC gene encoding phosphoribosylaminoimidazolesuccinocarboxamide synthase: MEKGSLLYEGKAKKVYETNDENIVWIEYKDSATAFNGEKKASIDGKGRLNNEITSLLFSKLKELGIDSHFISKISETEQLVKKVAIIPLETVVRNVSAGSFAKRLGVEEGKPLTRTIVEFYYKDDDLGDPLLTEDHIEILQLASKEEVEIIKEKALKVNSVLTEFFKELGIRLVDFKLEFGKDQSGAILLADEISPDTCRLWDIATNEKLDKDVFRRDLGSLTDAYENILSRLGGQKVCTK; the protein is encoded by the coding sequence ATGGAAAAAGGATCATTGTTATACGAAGGGAAAGCGAAAAAGGTTTACGAGACAAATGATGAAAATATTGTTTGGATCGAGTATAAAGATTCAGCGACTGCCTTTAATGGTGAAAAGAAAGCGAGCATCGACGGAAAAGGTCGTTTGAATAACGAGATTACAAGTTTGCTATTTTCGAAGCTTAAAGAATTAGGCATTGATTCTCACTTCATAAGCAAGATTTCAGAAACGGAGCAGCTTGTAAAAAAAGTAGCCATTATCCCGCTTGAAACAGTAGTCCGAAATGTTTCCGCCGGAAGCTTTGCGAAAAGATTAGGGGTGGAAGAAGGAAAACCTCTCACAAGAACGATTGTGGAATTTTACTATAAAGACGATGACCTAGGAGATCCGTTATTGACGGAAGACCATATTGAAATCCTTCAGCTTGCCAGCAAGGAAGAAGTTGAAATAATTAAAGAAAAAGCACTAAAAGTGAACTCAGTATTAACGGAATTTTTCAAAGAGTTAGGAATACGACTAGTGGATTTTAAGCTCGAGTTTGGAAAAGATCAAAGCGGAGCTATTCTGCTTGCTGATGAAATCTCTCCAGATACTTGCCGACTTTGGGATATCGCTACAAATGAAAAGCTAGATAAAGACGTATTCCGTCGTGATCTTGGAAGTTTAACAGATGCCTATGAAAATATTTTATCCAGACTAGGAGGCCAAAAAGTATGTACAAAGTAA